A region from the uncultured Fretibacterium sp. genome encodes:
- a CDS encoding MurR/RpiR family transcriptional regulator, with translation MNIQDLEKQIRDRMDTFPTKTRRVAEYLLGNSSEVAFHSIGEVAERLSVSKAQLVRVARMLGFEGYADLKVVLKEALLAQVAPSAIAGEVQDTHIPQDLCRLEQANLEETRNSLSSKSIVAFCEAAKKANAIYCMGWGISALVSEWFYTRFTELGLKTVLMRRGSVSLIEQSRAVGENDMLIVCELPSYVIEVTEAVEATARRGARIITLTDSPAAPICGHSYLSFYAGDRSPTFGSSLIGPMFVVHVLTSVLSYNMGEQGQAALAAQKEGLSDQRVYYPAYGLRY, from the coding sequence ATGAACATTCAGGACCTGGAAAAACAGATTCGGGACAGGATGGACACGTTTCCCACAAAGACCCGGCGCGTCGCGGAATATCTTCTGGGCAACTCCTCGGAGGTCGCTTTCCATTCCATCGGCGAGGTCGCCGAGAGGCTTTCGGTATCCAAGGCGCAGCTGGTGCGGGTCGCGCGCATGCTCGGGTTCGAGGGATACGCCGACCTGAAGGTCGTCCTCAAGGAAGCCCTGCTCGCACAGGTCGCTCCCTCCGCCATCGCCGGGGAGGTTCAGGACACCCACATCCCCCAGGACCTCTGCCGTCTGGAGCAAGCCAACCTGGAGGAGACACGCAACAGCCTCTCCTCCAAGTCCATCGTCGCCTTCTGCGAGGCGGCCAAAAAGGCCAACGCGATCTACTGCATGGGATGGGGGATCTCGGCCCTGGTCTCGGAGTGGTTCTACACCCGCTTCACGGAGCTGGGACTCAAGACGGTCCTCATGCGCCGGGGGTCCGTCTCGCTCATCGAACAATCCCGGGCCGTCGGGGAGAACGACATGCTGATCGTCTGCGAGCTTCCCAGCTACGTCATCGAGGTCACGGAGGCCGTCGAGGCCACAGCCCGTCGGGGCGCCCGCATCATCACCCTGACGGACAGTCCCGCCGCCCCCATATGCGGGCATTCATACCTCTCCTTCTACGCCGGGGACCGTTCCCCGACCTTCGGCAGCAGCCTGATCGGCCCCATGTTCGTCGTCCACGTCCTGACCTCTGTGCTCTCCTACAACATGGGGGAACAGGGACAGGCGGCCCTGGCCGCCCAGAAGGAGGGCCTGAGCGACCAGAGGGTCTACTATCCGGCCTACGGCCTGAGGTACTGA
- a CDS encoding triphosphoribosyl-dephospho-CoA synthase — protein MNTLHVLKIAQLAVRSLLAEAAVYPKPGLVTPLDNGSCADRTFQHFIDSAVALLPCFLNCASIGMETLELGPEDVFALLRVTGRHGEQEMLQATGGVGTHRGAIFLFGLLCAAAGRLAAQERELTPRALALAASSFVRGIVGRELGGLNLESCGTAEERAFVLYGLEGPRGEAERGFPMTLQAVDLMRRLEEEHGDALTFRERTAHTLIFILSENADGALVSQGGLDAMLSVQAEARKALASGGMLSPSGRAGIAEMESGLAGRGLCPEGGADILAAALFLGAAHSCLRN, from the coding sequence ATGAACACCCTGCACGTTTTGAAGATCGCCCAGCTTGCCGTCAGGTCCCTGCTTGCCGAGGCCGCGGTCTACCCCAAGCCGGGGTTGGTCACCCCTCTGGACAACGGTTCCTGTGCGGACCGGACCTTCCAGCACTTCATTGACAGCGCCGTGGCGCTCCTTCCCTGTTTCCTCAACTGTGCGTCCATTGGGATGGAGACCCTGGAACTTGGTCCCGAGGACGTGTTCGCCCTGCTGCGTGTGACGGGACGTCATGGTGAGCAGGAGATGCTGCAGGCGACCGGCGGCGTCGGCACGCACCGGGGGGCGATCTTCCTCTTCGGCCTCCTGTGTGCGGCGGCGGGACGGCTCGCGGCCCAGGAACGGGAACTGACCCCCAGGGCCCTGGCCCTGGCCGCATCCTCCTTCGTGCGGGGAATCGTGGGACGGGAATTGGGCGGCCTGAATCTGGAGAGCTGCGGGACGGCGGAGGAACGCGCTTTCGTCCTCTACGGGTTGGAGGGGCCGAGGGGCGAGGCGGAACGGGGGTTTCCCATGACCTTGCAGGCCGTGGACCTGATGCGGAGGCTCGAGGAGGAGCATGGCGATGCCCTCACGTTCCGGGAGCGTACGGCGCACACCCTGATCTTCATCCTCTCCGAGAACGCGGACGGCGCTTTGGTGTCGCAGGGAGGACTGGACGCCATGCTGAGCGTGCAGGCGGAGGCGCGAAAGGCCCTGGCGTCCGGCGGAATGCTCTCTCCTTCCGGTCGGGCCGGGATCGCGGAGATGGAAAGCGGGCTTGCGGGGCGCGGGCTGTGCCCCGAGGGCGGGGCCGATATCCTTGCGGCCGCGCTGTTTCTCGGCGCCGCTCACTCCTGCCTGCGGAACTGA
- the argF gene encoding ornithine carbamoyltransferase has product MPVNLKGRSFLTLMDFTPEEIAYLLSLSADLKAKKRAGIRGCALAGKNVALLFEKASTRTRCAFTVACIDEGGHPEFLGKNDIHLGGKEDVKDTARVLGRMFDGIEFRGFRQSMVEELAQWAGVPVWNGLTDVDHPTQVLADFLTLQENFGRLEGLNLTYVGDGRNNMANALMIGSAKMGVNFTIGSPRELFPDPELVERCRAAAQRSGAEIRIVDDPRRAVEGADAVYTDVWVSMGEEAEKETRVRLLTPWQVNGDLMRATGRERTIFLHCLPAVKGCEVTEEVFESPCSKVFDEAENRMHTIKAVMVATIGA; this is encoded by the coding sequence ATGCCGGTCAATCTCAAGGGAAGAAGTTTTTTGACTTTAATGGATTTTACGCCCGAGGAAATCGCCTATCTGCTAAGCCTTTCGGCGGACCTCAAGGCGAAGAAACGCGCCGGAATCCGGGGCTGCGCCCTGGCGGGAAAGAACGTGGCGCTTCTTTTCGAGAAGGCCTCGACCCGTACCCGGTGCGCCTTCACGGTCGCCTGCATCGACGAGGGGGGGCACCCCGAGTTTCTGGGCAAGAACGACATTCACCTCGGCGGCAAGGAGGACGTGAAGGACACGGCCCGGGTGCTGGGACGGATGTTCGACGGCATCGAGTTCCGGGGGTTTCGGCAGAGCATGGTCGAGGAGCTGGCCCAGTGGGCCGGGGTCCCCGTGTGGAACGGCCTGACGGACGTCGACCATCCCACGCAGGTCCTGGCCGATTTCCTCACGCTTCAGGAGAACTTCGGTCGTCTCGAGGGCCTGAACCTCACCTATGTAGGCGACGGCCGCAACAACATGGCGAATGCCCTCATGATCGGCAGCGCCAAGATGGGGGTCAACTTCACCATCGGGTCCCCGAGGGAGCTCTTCCCCGACCCCGAACTGGTGGAGCGGTGCAGGGCGGCCGCGCAGCGAAGCGGTGCGGAGATCCGAATCGTCGACGACCCCCGGAGGGCCGTCGAGGGGGCCGATGCCGTCTACACCGATGTCTGGGTCTCGATGGGCGAGGAAGCGGAGAAGGAGACGCGCGTCCGGCTGCTGACCCCATGGCAGGTCAACGGGGATCTGATGAGGGCGACCGGCAGGGAGAGGACGATCTTCCTGCATTGCCTGCCGGCGGTGAAGGGCTGCGAGGTCACGGAGGAGGTCTTCGAGTCCCCCTGTTCCAAGGTGTTCGACGAGGCCGAAAACCGGATGCATACCATCAAGGCCGTGATGGTCGCAACCATTGGCGCGTAG
- the ispG gene encoding (E)-4-hydroxy-3-methylbut-2-enyl-diphosphate synthase: MRRQVEIGPLTVGGGAPVRVESMLKVPLSDRGACLDQCRSLLEEGCELARVALPTASDAEGLAWLLPRTELPLMADIHFDPALALAAMDAGCRSIRINPGNMPLGRLNEMIRIAKDTGVVIRIGANGGSLSGRQLEEAGGDRAAALFLAVREQAELLLENGFEDIILSAKSSSVPETVRANLLIARAYPDFPLHVGLTEAGPGDGGIVKSTAGIASLLAQGVGDTLRVSLTDRPEREVRVGYEILKALHLRSRGVNLVSCPTCGRRRADVMRLVALIEPMLKDLPDGTSVAVMGCEVNGPKEAKHARLGIAGTPAGAVLFREGRVVGEYPFEELPEVLPRFFREADPNGPGEPGE; encoded by the coding sequence ATGAGGCGCCAGGTCGAGATAGGGCCCCTGACGGTCGGGGGCGGGGCCCCGGTTCGGGTGGAGAGCATGCTGAAGGTTCCCCTCTCCGACCGCGGGGCCTGTCTCGATCAGTGCCGGAGTCTCCTTGAGGAGGGGTGCGAGCTGGCCCGTGTGGCTCTGCCGACGGCATCCGACGCGGAGGGGCTGGCCTGGCTGCTTCCGCGGACCGAGCTGCCCCTCATGGCGGACATCCATTTCGACCCCGCTCTGGCCCTGGCGGCGATGGACGCGGGGTGTCGGAGCATCCGCATCAACCCCGGGAACATGCCGCTGGGGCGTCTGAACGAGATGATACGGATCGCGAAGGATACGGGCGTCGTCATCCGCATCGGGGCCAACGGGGGGTCCCTCTCGGGGCGGCAGCTCGAGGAGGCGGGGGGTGACCGCGCCGCGGCGCTCTTTCTGGCCGTCCGCGAGCAGGCGGAGCTGTTGCTGGAGAACGGGTTCGAGGACATCATCCTCTCGGCGAAGTCCTCCTCCGTCCCCGAGACGGTGCGGGCCAACCTCCTGATCGCCCGGGCGTATCCCGATTTCCCCCTGCACGTCGGCCTGACGGAGGCCGGTCCCGGCGACGGCGGGATCGTCAAGAGCACGGCCGGCATTGCCTCACTGCTGGCGCAGGGCGTCGGGGACACGCTGCGCGTCTCGCTGACCGACAGGCCGGAGCGTGAGGTGCGGGTGGGGTACGAGATCCTGAAGGCGCTCCATCTGCGCTCGCGGGGGGTGAACCTGGTGTCGTGCCCGACCTGCGGCCGCAGGCGCGCGGACGTCATGCGCCTCGTGGCGCTCATCGAGCCGATGCTGAAGGACCTGCCCGACGGGACGAGCGTGGCGGTCATGGGGTGCGAGGTCAACGGCCCCAAGGAGGCGAAACACGCCCGGCTGGGAATTGCCGGGACCCCGGCCGGCGCGGTCCTGTTCCGGGAGGGGCGGGTGGTCGGCGAATACCCCTTCGAGGAGTTGCCGGAGGTCCTGCCGCGCTTCTTCCGGGAAGCGGACCCGAACGGCCCCGGCGAACCGGGCGAATGA
- the rseP gene encoding RIP metalloprotease RseP encodes MLTSIIAFIIVIAICVLVHEFGHYITARLLGVQVHEFAFGMGPVVRQFERKGELWSWRLFPVGGSCRLAGMGEESGEETVLPGMGFNEQPAWKRFLILLDGSLFNVLLAFLLTAVFLCGHGVMNMEDTKIGTLMEGFPAQRAGLEVGDRVVAVNGRSVAHWREMSEALREAAVKGDVRLEIQRGDRTLTVTTPIPDNAEYGHPMLGVTPALLRYSPGQALQNAAGYTWRMSKLMLKGVWDWVTQRQEVDVTGPIGIASMSGRALREGLWSFVTFLALISLNLGLLNLFPIPALDGGRILFVLLEMVFRRRLPERVENWIHMTGFALLITLMVFVTWRDVYNLFWTR; translated from the coding sequence ATGCTGACAAGTATTATTGCGTTCATAATCGTTATTGCCATCTGCGTGCTGGTCCACGAGTTCGGGCACTACATCACGGCGCGCCTCCTGGGGGTGCAGGTGCACGAGTTCGCCTTCGGCATGGGGCCCGTGGTCAGGCAGTTCGAGCGGAAGGGAGAGCTTTGGTCCTGGCGGCTTTTTCCGGTCGGAGGTTCCTGCCGGCTGGCCGGGATGGGGGAGGAGTCCGGTGAGGAGACGGTGCTTCCGGGTATGGGGTTCAACGAGCAGCCCGCCTGGAAGCGCTTCCTGATCCTGCTGGACGGGTCCCTCTTCAACGTTCTGCTGGCCTTCCTGCTGACGGCGGTGTTCCTCTGCGGGCATGGGGTCATGAACATGGAGGACACGAAGATCGGGACCCTGATGGAGGGGTTCCCCGCGCAGCGGGCGGGCCTCGAGGTCGGGGACCGCGTTGTGGCGGTGAACGGCAGGTCCGTCGCCCATTGGCGTGAGATGTCCGAGGCGCTGAGGGAGGCCGCGGTCAAGGGGGATGTCCGCCTCGAGATCCAGCGCGGCGACCGTACCCTGACCGTGACGACGCCCATCCCCGACAACGCGGAGTATGGACACCCCATGCTGGGGGTCACACCCGCGCTTCTGCGTTATTCCCCCGGACAGGCCCTGCAGAACGCCGCGGGGTACACCTGGAGGATGTCGAAGCTCATGCTCAAGGGGGTCTGGGACTGGGTGACGCAACGCCAGGAGGTGGACGTCACCGGCCCCATCGGCATCGCCTCGATGTCCGGGCGGGCCTTGAGGGAAGGGCTCTGGAGCTTCGTGACCTTCCTGGCCCTGATCAGCCTGAACCTGGGGCTGCTCAACCTCTTCCCCATCCCCGCCCTCGACGGTGGGCGCATCCTCTTCGTCCTGCTGGAGATGGTGTTCCGACGCAGGCTTCCGGAGCGCGTGGAGAACTGGATTCACATGACGGGCTTTGCCCTGCTGATCACCCTGATGGTCTTCGTCACCTGGCGGGACGTCTACAACCTCTTCTGGACGCGATGA
- a CDS encoding 1-deoxy-D-xylulose-5-phosphate reductoisomerase → MMGPGRKRIAVIGATGSVGSSVLDVCRAHPDALEVRALAARSPSEKLTALAAEFGVTMLCVHDAPPGFGAEGPGSKKLRGSGGLIAVAEDSSVDHVVFASSGTAAIPALQAALRAGKEVSLANKESIVVAGPWVMPLVRTRDQLRPLDSEHNAVWQCLHGESAPVRRVLLTASGGPFRTWTASELETVTPDMALRHPVWSMGAKITVDSATLMNKGIELIEAMTLFGLEPHQVDAVVSPGSFVHALAEFEDGSVKMLAGAPDMRLPASSCLFWPERRFPCGGLERPVVAPRTIAFEEPDPERFPALRLAREAMERRGPFPAVLVGADEVAVERFLSGRLGFTAIARAVEETMGACTLPVPQTLEDALAAMEWAGRHCAAVCGSWEG, encoded by the coding sequence ATGATGGGGCCGGGACGGAAGCGTATTGCGGTCATCGGGGCGACGGGCAGCGTGGGGTCGTCCGTCCTGGACGTGTGCCGCGCCCACCCCGACGCGCTCGAGGTCCGTGCCCTCGCCGCGCGGTCGCCCTCCGAAAAACTGACGGCGTTGGCGGCGGAGTTCGGTGTTACAATGCTCTGCGTCCACGACGCGCCGCCCGGTTTTGGAGCGGAGGGACCGGGGTCAAAAAAGCTCCGGGGCTCCGGGGGCCTGATTGCCGTGGCGGAGGACTCGTCGGTGGACCACGTGGTCTTCGCGTCCTCCGGGACCGCGGCCATCCCGGCCCTACAGGCTGCCCTGCGCGCGGGGAAGGAGGTCTCCCTGGCGAACAAGGAGAGCATCGTCGTCGCGGGGCCGTGGGTGATGCCCCTGGTGCGGACGAGGGATCAGCTGCGCCCCCTGGACAGCGAGCACAACGCGGTGTGGCAGTGCCTGCACGGCGAGTCCGCCCCCGTGCGGCGTGTCCTCCTGACGGCCTCGGGCGGCCCTTTTCGGACCTGGACGGCGTCGGAGCTGGAGACGGTCACGCCCGATATGGCGCTCCGCCATCCCGTATGGTCCATGGGGGCGAAGATCACGGTCGACAGCGCCACCCTGATGAACAAGGGGATCGAGCTGATCGAGGCGATGACGCTCTTCGGCCTGGAGCCCCATCAGGTGGACGCCGTGGTCTCTCCGGGGTCCTTCGTTCACGCCCTTGCGGAGTTCGAGGACGGCAGCGTCAAGATGCTCGCCGGTGCGCCGGACATGCGGCTTCCGGCATCGTCCTGTCTCTTCTGGCCGGAGCGCCGTTTCCCCTGCGGGGGACTTGAACGGCCCGTGGTTGCCCCCCGCACGATCGCCTTCGAGGAGCCGGACCCGGAGCGCTTTCCCGCCCTGAGGCTGGCGCGGGAGGCGATGGAGCGAAGGGGGCCGTTCCCCGCCGTGCTGGTCGGGGCGGACGAGGTGGCCGTGGAGCGGTTTCTCTCGGGGCGGTTGGGTTTTACGGCCATCGCACGGGCCGTGGAGGAGACGATGGGGGCCTGTACGCTCCCGGTCCCCCAAACCCTTGAGGACGCGCTCGCGGCCATGGAATGGGCCGGGCGGCACTGCGCCGCCGTCTGCGGCTCGTGGGAAGGGTGA
- a CDS encoding phosphatidate cytidylyltransferase, with translation MADSSPSRELLQRTLSGAVIVLGIIGGIYLGGTAWLCVVSALALVSLGEYYRLLGKQVRLSRGIGYICSLAVLLSSAEGVRPVSIALILSLSTYAIFMVEILRRQMTGQSFAVGNVGGTLSGVLFIVMPWTCIVLLRGLPTGNLVLVSLFASTWGCDVMAYLIGARWGRNKLCEHVSPKKTWEGFIGGFLGSFLMAAIVIYVLEQPPYPLFLIGLVCGLAGQMGDLAESLLKRELDEKDSGRLIPGHGGVLDRFDSILINGLLTYLLFGIVLT, from the coding sequence ATGGCGGACTCAAGTCCTAGCCGCGAACTCCTTCAGCGTACGTTGAGCGGCGCCGTCATCGTCCTGGGGATCATCGGCGGCATCTACCTGGGGGGAACGGCCTGGCTCTGCGTCGTGTCCGCGCTTGCCCTCGTCTCGCTGGGGGAATATTACCGCTTGCTCGGCAAGCAGGTGAGGCTCTCGCGCGGAATAGGCTACATCTGCTCCCTTGCCGTGCTCCTCTCGTCCGCCGAGGGGGTCCGGCCGGTCTCGATCGCCCTGATCCTGTCCCTGAGCACCTATGCCATCTTCATGGTCGAGATCCTGCGCCGCCAGATGACGGGACAGAGTTTCGCGGTCGGGAACGTGGGGGGGACCCTGTCCGGGGTGCTCTTCATCGTCATGCCCTGGACCTGCATCGTGCTGCTGCGGGGCCTCCCCACGGGGAACCTCGTCCTCGTGTCCCTCTTTGCCAGCACGTGGGGCTGCGACGTCATGGCCTACCTGATCGGCGCGCGGTGGGGGCGGAACAAGCTCTGCGAGCACGTCAGTCCAAAGAAGACCTGGGAGGGATTCATCGGCGGTTTCCTGGGCAGCTTCCTGATGGCCGCCATCGTCATCTACGTCCTGGAGCAGCCGCCCTACCCCCTTTTCCTGATCGGCCTGGTCTGCGGGCTTGCCGGTCAGATGGGGGACCTGGCCGAGTCCCTCCTCAAGCGTGAGCTCGACGAGAAGGACTCCGGCCGTCTCATCCCCGGACACGGTGGGGTCCTGGACCGCTTCGACAGCATCCTGATCAACGGGCTCCTGACCTACCTGCTCTTTGGGATCGTCCTGACATGA
- the uppS gene encoding polyprenyl diphosphate synthase, with protein sequence MKTESKSAPKTAPDHLAIILDGNGRWAKRRGLPRLMGHRAGLRKLEEMVRLVKRRGIRYFSVYAFSTENWNRPKMEVDGLMSLFRYYIRRKVDAIRAEGGRIRFAGRRDNIPADLLEMMRYAEERTKEETTIDFILCLNYGGRAEVLDAVNALVASGHSGPVLEADLRRFFYLPDVPDPDLIVRTSGELRLSNFWLWEAAYSEFYFTDIHWPDFDEAALDAALENYAGRERRYGGLKS encoded by the coding sequence ATGAAGACGGAGTCGAAGTCGGCGCCGAAGACGGCGCCCGATCATCTGGCAATCATCCTCGACGGAAACGGAAGGTGGGCCAAGCGGAGGGGGCTGCCCCGCCTCATGGGGCACCGTGCCGGCCTGAGGAAGCTCGAGGAGATGGTCCGCCTCGTGAAGCGCCGGGGAATCCGCTATTTCTCGGTCTACGCTTTCTCGACCGAGAACTGGAACCGGCCTAAGATGGAGGTCGACGGTCTGATGAGCCTCTTCCGCTACTACATCCGCCGTAAGGTCGACGCGATCAGGGCGGAGGGCGGGCGCATCCGTTTCGCGGGGCGGCGCGACAACATTCCCGCGGACCTTCTGGAGATGATGCGCTACGCCGAGGAGCGTACCAAGGAGGAGACGACAATCGACTTCATCCTGTGCCTGAACTACGGCGGGCGTGCCGAGGTGCTGGACGCCGTCAATGCGCTCGTGGCGAGCGGCCACTCCGGCCCCGTCCTGGAGGCCGACCTGCGGCGCTTCTTCTACCTGCCGGACGTCCCGGACCCGGACCTGATCGTCCGGACGAGCGGCGAGCTCCGCCTCAGCAACTTCTGGCTGTGGGAGGCGGCCTACAGCGAGTTCTACTTCACGGACATCCACTGGCCCGATTTCGACGAGGCCGCCCTCGACGCGGCCCTTGAGAATTATGCCGGGCGGGAGAGGCGCTATGGCGGACTCAAGTCCTAG
- a CDS encoding uracil-DNA glycosylase, with the protein MGADEMRDAQHVPTDRRAVAWDELRSRVETCDRCGLCGTRTRTVFGQGTTRTSLVFVGEGPGADEDREGLAFVGRAGQLLTQILTAAGIDRESVFITNVVKCRPPNNRVPTQEEMMRCGDFLEAQLLLIRPRILVCLGNTPMRWILKTSEGITALRGRWFEWRGIEVMPMFHPSYLLRNDSRQKGSPKDLTWQDVRKLKARLDEIRLDETRKENAEQP; encoded by the coding sequence ATGGGCGCGGACGAGATGAGGGACGCGCAGCATGTCCCCACGGACCGGCGGGCGGTGGCCTGGGACGAGCTGCGGTCCCGGGTCGAGACGTGCGACCGCTGCGGGCTCTGCGGGACCCGTACGCGCACGGTCTTCGGCCAGGGGACGACACGGACGTCGCTCGTCTTCGTCGGGGAGGGGCCCGGAGCCGACGAGGACCGGGAGGGACTGGCCTTCGTGGGAAGGGCCGGCCAGCTCCTCACCCAGATCCTCACCGCGGCGGGGATAGACCGGGAGTCGGTCTTCATCACCAACGTGGTGAAGTGCCGTCCTCCGAACAACCGTGTGCCCACCCAGGAGGAGATGATGCGGTGCGGGGATTTTCTGGAGGCGCAGCTCCTCCTGATCCGGCCGCGCATCCTCGTGTGCTTGGGCAATACGCCGATGCGCTGGATACTCAAGACCTCCGAGGGGATCACCGCCCTTCGCGGGCGCTGGTTCGAATGGCGGGGAATCGAGGTCATGCCCATGTTCCACCCCAGCTACCTTCTGCGCAACGACTCCCGGCAGAAGGGCAGCCCGAAGGACCTCACGTGGCAGGACGTCCGGAAGCTGAAGGCCCGCCTGGACGAGATAAGGCTGGACGAGACAAGGAAGGAGAACGCCGAGCAACCATGA
- a CDS encoding isopentenyl transferase family protein, protein MTKPRTEAGEALREVVPNVAEGLSPKEKISEEKLPEEKLHEERTPVRKPDLSTIEVYAFVGPAGTGKSQRASQVARQHGIDLIVDDGLVVSRGRIMAGRSAKSEGNMVRAIRRALFEYPAHREEVVGFLEGRAPCRLMLLATSEGMMRKIVAKLGLSDPVKIIGITDVATQEEIDNALRERREKRQHVVPVARTQIQRNFAGKLVSQLKDLFKSKDRDDGRTIVKPPFSFDGHVTIGREAILEMCRRLVVIGDHVRKVHEIELETDNDSLEVNLEIDVKLGNRSALLIARLLQKKISVGLSYFTGMDVRKVNVKIHEIEL, encoded by the coding sequence ATGACGAAGCCGAGGACCGAGGCGGGGGAGGCCCTGCGGGAGGTCGTACCGAACGTCGCCGAGGGACTGTCCCCCAAGGAGAAGATCTCCGAGGAGAAGCTCCCTGAAGAAAAGCTCCACGAGGAGAGGACCCCGGTGCGGAAACCCGACCTCTCCACGATCGAGGTGTACGCGTTCGTCGGGCCGGCGGGGACCGGCAAGAGCCAGAGGGCCTCGCAGGTGGCGCGTCAGCACGGCATCGACCTGATCGTCGACGACGGTTTAGTCGTGTCCCGGGGGCGCATCATGGCGGGCCGGAGCGCCAAGTCGGAGGGCAACATGGTCCGGGCCATCCGGCGCGCGCTCTTCGAGTACCCCGCCCACCGCGAGGAGGTGGTGGGCTTCCTCGAGGGACGCGCTCCCTGCAGGCTGATGCTCCTCGCCACCTCCGAGGGGATGATGCGGAAGATCGTCGCGAAGCTGGGTCTGAGCGATCCCGTCAAGATCATCGGCATCACCGACGTGGCGACGCAGGAGGAGATCGACAACGCGCTTCGTGAACGGCGCGAGAAGAGGCAGCACGTCGTCCCCGTCGCCCGTACCCAGATCCAGCGTAACTTCGCCGGGAAACTGGTGAGCCAGCTCAAGGACCTCTTCAAGAGCAAGGACAGGGACGACGGGCGCACCATCGTCAAGCCTCCCTTCAGCTTCGACGGGCACGTGACGATCGGCAGGGAGGCCATCCTGGAGATGTGTCGGCGCCTCGTCGTGATTGGGGACCACGTCCGAAAGGTGCACGAGATCGAACTGGAGACCGACAACGACAGCCTCGAGGTGAACCTGGAGATCGACGTCAAGCTGGGGAACCGAAGCGCCCTGCTCATCGCCCGCCTCCTGCAGAAGAAGATCAGCGTTGGACTGAGCTACTTTACGGGGATGGACGTCAGAAAGGTCAACGTCAAAATCCATGAAATCGAGCTTTAA